In Candidatus Binatia bacterium, the genomic window GCGAGGAGCTTGGCGTCGACCGGCTGCTGGGTCGCGGCGGCTTCTTCGGCTTTTTCGGTCGCCCGGACATAGATGCCGTCACACATCGCCCGGAAGATGTCTTCCTTATTCCGGAAGTGGTGATAGAGCGCCGTTCGCGAGATACCCGCCTCGCGCGCGATCTCCTCCAACGACGCACGGCGAAAGCCGTAGTGCGCAAAGATCGTCCGCGCGGCGCCGAGGATTTCCTCGCGTCGCCCGGGTTCTTCCAGAACGGGAGCGGACATCGTGGGGTGCTGATCCGGCAGAGCCAGCCAACGATTCGACGTTTTAGGTGTGAAACGTCGAATCATCAAGGTCGACCCGGGGCCCGGTTTCCTGGTCAAATCGCCGGACCCGGCCCCCAATGATAGGAGCGGGGCCGAGGAGCCCATCATGACAACGCCAACCCGCGCGACCGGTGCCTGCCTCTGCGGTGCCGTCCAATTCTCCGTCGGCTTTCCGAGCCTCCGGTCGTCTATCCCTCCTCGGATCACGGGAAGCGGATGTTCTGCGGTCGCTGTGGCAGCTCCCTCTTCTGTGAGCTGAGCGAATATCCCGATCAGGTCGATGTCGCGCTCGCGAACATGGCGGCTCCGATCGATCTCGCACCGCAAGCAAACGTTTTCTTCGACGACCGAGCCGCATGGATAACGGCGGAAGACGGCCTGCCGCGCCTCGGCGGGGTGACCGGCATAGAGCCCGTGACCTAGGAGTGACCCCGATGCGAGTTTGACCCCTCGACGAGTGCGGTACAGCAATGGCAGGGTGGTAAGCGGTGAGATCCCGACCTCGCCCCGTCGGCGCGCGGTTGTTCGATCCATCGCGCTGCTCGTCGTGAGCGCTGCGATTGTTGCTGTTGGTGTGGTGCTTTACGCGATCTACGCTCTGCCGCTTCCGCAGAGCCTCGGTGACGCCGCTCTCCGTCCGTCCCTCATCGCCGAACATGCGATCGGAATCGCGTTGGATGCCCTGCCATGTGGCTGAGCAGCCGATGCCGAAGAGAAGGAGTGCGAGGAGAACGGTCGTGCGCTGGAGCATCTGTCGATTCTCACGTTGGAAACCGTCGGCTCTCCAGAGCCGTGGCGAACACCTGATCAGTCCCCGTAGAGCAGGCGGCGCTTCCACCAGTCGGCACTCGCGTCGCGTTCCGACGGATTGGTGAATTGGTAGTCGTACAGCTTCCACCGGACGTGCCGTGGTGGGCTCTCGCCGAACGGATCGGGGCCGAGGAGGTCCAGCACCGCGGGTGAGCCTTCCTGCAGGCGCGCGAGGAGGGAGGGGGTGACGACGTTGGTTACCCGCCCCCCGGCCTCGAGGGCGCGCTGGAAGTAGAGCCCATCGAACCACATTTGCCAGTCCAGTCGGGGCATTCCCGGTCCGACAAAGGCGGGCGCGCGGTCCACGGCCCCCGGTTTCCAGAGGAAGACGTACGGCGTCCAGGTCGTGCCGTCGTCGCTTCCCTCGAGGACCACTTCCGGCCGTGTCTTTGTCATGACGGCGAACAGGCCGTAGCGGCTGGTGAGATGAAACGGGCGCACGACGCGCGCGAGCGGATCGGCGAAGGTCGTGCGGAGTCCACTGACCTGGGCGACCGCACCCGGTACAGTGAGGAGTAGGAGGATCGACGCGACGGCGGTGTGAAGAATCGCGCGGCCTCGGCTGGGGAGAAGGCCCGACGTCACGATGCGCTCGCGGTACCGCGGCGGAATCACGGCGCGGAGTTGGGAGTCGTCAAGCAGCGGGATGCAAAGCACCGCCGTCAGCAGGTTGAAGAACCCGTAGTTCCCGGTCGCTCCGATGAACGCCTGCAAACCGAGGAAGGTAGCGGCCGCGACGGCGCGCCCTCGCCTGCCGAGGACGATGAAGAAGGGAACGATGAGCTCAATCACGAACGTCCCCGCAACGGAGAGCTTATGGAACCAGGCAGGTAATTGGTTCACGTACCAGCTCGCCCAGGTGGGGAGGGGCTGCGTTTCG contains:
- a CDS encoding GFA family protein, which codes for MLRRLSEPPVVYPSSDHGKRMFCGRCGSSLFCELSEYPDQVDVALANMAAPIDLAPQANVFFDDRAAWITAEDGLPRLGGVTGIEPVT
- a CDS encoding lipase maturation factor family protein, with translation MLQRSLFLRALGLTYLIAFLSLEWQIAGLLGAEGLRPAAEFLSRAREALAGADLTRIPTLFWLASGDSILLGACWVGAALSLLIVSGTLPLPSLVGCWLLYLSLVNVGAPFLNYQWDALLLETGFLAIFWAPMTLRLASPLATTPSPLVRWLLVWLLFRLMFFSGWVKLASGDSAWWDLTALQYHYETQPLPTWASWYVNQLPAWFHKLSVAGTFVIELIVPFFIVLGRRGRAVAAATFLGLQAFIGATGNYGFFNLLTAVLCIPLLDDSQLRAVIPPRYRERIVTSGLLPSRGRAILHTAVASILLLLTVPGAVAQVSGLRTTFADPLARVVRPFHLTSRYGLFAVMTKTRPEVVLEGSDDGTTWTPYVFLWKPGAVDRAPAFVGPGMPRLDWQMWFDGLYFQRALEAGGRVTNVVTPSLLARLQEGSPAVLDLLGPDPFGESPPRHVRWKLYDYQFTNPSERDASADWWKRRLLYGD